One Terriglobales bacterium DNA segment encodes these proteins:
- a CDS encoding Do family serine endopeptidase, giving the protein MNPRNLWAGWKAHRFAHGFTILVTLAIGILIGTVVSYGVRGQEKSKSSSASATPLTVPSPRQMSNTFSQIAKTMEPSVVNINTESTVKNVRRRRGPGGGGGNQAPFEDFFDRFFGGPGGGQGAPGGRGGQQGDQGQGDDQGPDIFGGPDGGGIRERSLGSGVIVDPKGYIVTNRHVVEKADRIRVKLMDDPPGVTHDAKVIGTDQETDLAVIKIDLERSLPASKLGNSDSMVPGDWVLAIGSPFGLQETVTAGIVSAVGRNIVPGRSFQSFIQTDAAINPGNSGGPLVDLNGDVIGINTAILTETNAYAGVGFALPSNTVIQVYNALIGPDHRVVRGSIGVQFNAQAIPAIARVYGVNNGVTVSDVVANGPAAKAGIQVGDTITTVNGKPVKNGDELVAEIASLKPGTKANLGLVRNGKKQDVSIVIADRQKLFASRLGDESEEGGGDTEPTSSKVGIAVRNLTADMAQRLNLPADKGVVVSDVKPNSFADDIGLSRGDVILEINKQPVNNEESFNRIISGLKSKQDVVFLVRPRGVGSQGGTIFMGGTLP; this is encoded by the coding sequence ATGAATCCCCGCAATTTATGGGCAGGTTGGAAGGCCCATCGTTTCGCCCACGGCTTCACGATTCTGGTGACGCTGGCGATCGGTATCTTGATAGGAACGGTTGTTTCATACGGCGTCAGAGGACAGGAAAAGAGCAAGTCATCGTCGGCCAGCGCCACTCCCTTGACAGTGCCGTCGCCGCGGCAGATGTCCAACACCTTCTCACAGATTGCGAAGACCATGGAGCCGAGCGTGGTCAACATTAATACTGAGTCCACGGTAAAGAATGTGCGTCGCCGGCGAGGACCTGGAGGTGGTGGGGGCAACCAAGCTCCTTTTGAGGACTTTTTCGACCGGTTCTTCGGAGGACCGGGTGGTGGCCAGGGTGCTCCAGGCGGGCGAGGTGGGCAGCAAGGCGACCAGGGACAAGGAGATGACCAGGGTCCTGATATTTTCGGCGGACCAGACGGGGGCGGTATTCGCGAGCGCTCGTTGGGGTCAGGCGTCATCGTTGATCCTAAGGGTTACATCGTCACCAACCGCCACGTGGTGGAGAAAGCCGACCGGATTCGCGTCAAGTTGATGGACGATCCTCCGGGCGTGACCCACGATGCGAAAGTGATTGGAACCGACCAGGAGACTGATCTGGCAGTGATCAAGATTGATCTTGAGCGCTCCTTGCCGGCCTCGAAACTGGGTAATTCCGACAGCATGGTTCCCGGCGATTGGGTCCTGGCGATCGGTAGCCCGTTTGGTCTGCAGGAGACGGTGACTGCAGGTATCGTCTCAGCGGTAGGACGGAACATCGTGCCCGGCCGTAGTTTTCAATCTTTCATTCAAACCGATGCTGCCATTAATCCTGGCAACTCTGGCGGGCCACTCGTTGACTTAAATGGCGATGTTATCGGTATCAACACCGCGATCCTCACGGAAACCAACGCCTACGCGGGTGTCGGGTTCGCGTTGCCTTCCAATACCGTAATTCAGGTATATAACGCCTTGATCGGTCCCGATCACCGGGTGGTGCGAGGCTCGATTGGGGTGCAGTTTAATGCCCAGGCCATCCCCGCCATTGCACGGGTTTATGGAGTCAACAATGGAGTCACGGTTTCGGACGTAGTGGCCAACGGACCGGCCGCCAAAGCGGGTATTCAAGTGGGCGACACCATCACTACGGTGAACGGCAAGCCGGTGAAAAACGGTGATGAGTTGGTGGCAGAAATCGCCAGCCTCAAGCCTGGCACCAAGGCCAATCTAGGACTTGTTCGCAACGGCAAGAAGCAAGACGTTAGTATCGTAATCGCCGATCGTCAGAAGCTCTTTGCATCCCGCTTGGGTGACGAAAGCGAAGAAGGCGGCGGCGACACTGAGCCCACATCGAGCAAAGTAGGCATTGCGGTGCGCAACCTGACGGCGGACATGGCGCAGCGGCTTAACTTACCCGCTGACAAAGGTGTCGTGGTGAGCGACGTGAAACCAAATTCATTCGCTGACGATATCGGGCTCAGCCGCGGTGATGTGATTTTGGAAATTAACAAACAGCCGGTAAACAACGAAGAGAGCTTCAACCGCATCATCTCTGGATTGAAGAGCAAGCAGGACGTGGTCTTCTTGGTGAGGCCACGGGGCGTCGGTTCACAGGGGGGTACCATCTTCATGGGCGGTACACTTCCGTAA
- a CDS encoding peptidoglycan-binding domain-containing protein, with product MLTLNRSELVKALGVSWLVFLLAASSSAGSNKSANGSSSPATRVSARGTHSTAGRKGRHHRTANWRRRGQQKIDSERTREIQAALIRENYLKGDMTGKWDERTKAAMTRFQKDHGWQTKMLPDSRALIQLGLGPSTDHLLNPESAMTTRPSAGGGPERGAAPASLPR from the coding sequence TTGTTGACTCTTAACCGGTCGGAATTGGTAAAGGCGCTAGGCGTTAGTTGGCTGGTGTTCTTGCTTGCAGCCAGTTCTTCTGCAGGCAGCAACAAATCAGCTAACGGGAGCTCTTCGCCCGCAACCCGAGTAAGTGCCCGCGGGACACACTCCACAGCTGGCCGCAAGGGACGGCATCACAGAACCGCCAACTGGCGCCGGCGCGGCCAACAGAAGATAGACTCCGAGCGCACCCGAGAAATTCAGGCCGCTCTGATCCGGGAGAATTATCTGAAGGGCGATATGACCGGAAAGTGGGACGAGCGCACCAAGGCTGCAATGACCCGCTTCCAGAAGGACCATGGCTGGCAGACCAAAATGTTGCCCGATTCACGGGCCCTCATTCAGCTCGGCCTCGGCCCCAGCACCGATCACTTGCTGAATCCAGAGAGCGCGATGACTACTCGGCCTTCGGCCGGCGGAGGTCCTGAGCGCGGCGCCGCACCTGCATCGCTCCCGCGTTAG
- a CDS encoding PilZ domain-containing protein: MGTDIKALLVTSDPGMVNVFSPLLQEMRIMVQYCPDESTAAHDVLMAKFEAVFLDCDHMPGNIPVIKSLRESRSNKNAVVVAVASNSAARQQAFDQGANFAFERPFVVPDIKKTLHAAYGLMLRERRRYFRHAIEIPVRARRDSGEELSCKTINLSQNGMALSVPSPLSQGEVLGLVFSVPDAALSVSARGTVVWADTLSKVGISFQCTNPEVESRLTAWLHDRFYTQFDIAQTQPAAPKS; encoded by the coding sequence GTGGGTACGGACATAAAAGCACTGTTGGTGACGTCTGATCCTGGCATGGTGAATGTTTTCTCCCCGTTGCTCCAGGAGATGCGCATTATGGTGCAATATTGCCCCGACGAGAGCACGGCAGCCCACGATGTCTTAATGGCCAAGTTCGAAGCCGTGTTTTTGGACTGTGACCACATGCCCGGCAACATACCTGTCATAAAAAGCCTGCGGGAGAGCCGATCCAACAAAAATGCAGTGGTGGTGGCGGTGGCCAGCAACTCGGCTGCCCGCCAACAGGCGTTTGATCAGGGCGCGAATTTCGCCTTTGAACGTCCCTTTGTCGTACCCGACATTAAGAAGACATTGCATGCCGCCTACGGGCTGATGCTCCGCGAACGCAGACGATATTTCCGGCATGCGATTGAAATCCCGGTTCGCGCCCGGAGGGACTCGGGTGAGGAACTCTCCTGCAAAACGATCAATCTCAGCCAGAATGGTATGGCGCTCAGCGTCCCTTCACCGCTCAGCCAAGGTGAAGTCCTGGGATTGGTGTTTTCTGTCCCTGATGCCGCTCTTTCCGTAAGTGCCCGTGGGACGGTAGTGTGGGCGGATACGCTGAGTAAGGTAGGCATCTCCTTCCAATGCACCAATCCTGAAGTCGAGAGCCGGTTGACGGCTTGGCTACACGACCGCTTCTATACCCAATTCGATATTGCGCAAACCCAGCCTGCTGCTCCAAAATCTTGA
- a CDS encoding response regulator transcription factor — protein sequence MKRIRVLLFSKYAMVRSGMQRLFSSVQDIEVVAEVDNLRKAELALPKSKPDVILLETIEPPRSALAMVAEMIRISRKLPVVVVTVHDDGRVARAMLQAGVMGFVIKQSSDAELLLALRYAARRQKFLDPSLVDAVTLEVSNSSANDGRREGLSKREFEVLQGLVRGFTNPQIARDLDLSVKTIETYRSRIYQKLELHNRADLMRYAVSTGLISVNDPLAS from the coding sequence ATGAAGAGAATCCGTGTCCTTTTGTTCTCAAAGTACGCCATGGTGCGGTCCGGAATGCAGCGCCTGTTTTCTTCCGTGCAGGACATTGAAGTGGTTGCGGAGGTTGACAACCTGCGCAAAGCCGAGCTGGCGCTACCCAAAAGCAAGCCCGACGTAATCTTGCTGGAAACCATTGAGCCGCCTCGTTCCGCGCTAGCCATGGTTGCGGAAATGATAAGAATCTCCCGCAAGCTCCCGGTAGTAGTTGTGACGGTGCATGATGATGGTCGAGTGGCGCGAGCCATGCTGCAGGCCGGAGTGATGGGATTTGTGATCAAACAGTCGAGCGATGCCGAATTACTCCTGGCATTGCGTTACGCTGCACGCCGGCAAAAGTTTTTGGATCCGAGTCTGGTCGATGCAGTCACTCTGGAGGTAAGCAATTCCTCGGCAAACGATGGCAGAAGAGAAGGACTGAGCAAACGCGAATTTGAAGTCTTACAAGGATTGGTTCGAGGATTCACTAACCCGCAAATCGCGCGCGACCTCGATCTAAGCGTGAAAACGATCGAAACTTACCGCTCTCGCATTTATCAAAAACTCGAGTTGCACAATCGCGCCGATTTGATGCGCTACGCGGTCTCCACCGGCCTGATTTCTGTGAACGATCCGCTGGCTTCCTGA
- a CDS encoding GGDEF domain-containing protein, translating to METEVVEQPEEQQVRREPEQIEQEIRALDWRDLQLWLIAAIVLLVVAAGFLALLMPQFLWHVSAVLARQDSFPQLLFGLMALLVLLNAYLFQQRLLLLRARRQLIHQLQIAERTARTDALTGVFNRRFMEEALTREMARAERNHSILSVMLADIDGFKGFNTRFGHLVGDRILVEAALLLQKNFRNADLVTRYGGDEFLVIMPETDLVQAGVAIERLNQLVERWNGKQQRDYTLSLSCGVSSYTGQLTMEELLTSADADLYVQKANREGGASTPKTGQLRTPRL from the coding sequence ATGGAAACAGAGGTTGTCGAGCAGCCTGAAGAGCAACAGGTCAGGCGTGAGCCGGAGCAAATTGAACAAGAAATCCGCGCGCTTGACTGGCGTGATCTGCAGCTGTGGCTGATCGCTGCGATTGTCCTTTTAGTCGTGGCCGCTGGTTTTCTCGCGCTGCTCATGCCGCAGTTCCTATGGCACGTGAGTGCTGTATTGGCACGGCAGGACAGTTTCCCGCAGCTGCTGTTTGGCCTGATGGCACTGCTGGTTTTGCTCAACGCCTATCTTTTTCAGCAGCGCTTGCTGTTATTACGGGCGCGCCGTCAACTGATCCACCAATTGCAAATCGCGGAGCGAACGGCACGGACTGATGCCTTGACGGGAGTTTTCAACCGGCGCTTCATGGAAGAAGCGTTGACCAGAGAAATGGCACGTGCCGAGAGAAATCACAGCATACTTTCTGTAATGCTGGCCGACATAGATGGCTTCAAGGGTTTTAATACGCGCTTTGGCCACCTGGTCGGGGACCGCATCCTGGTTGAAGCCGCTTTGCTTCTCCAGAAAAACTTTCGCAACGCTGATCTTGTGACCCGCTATGGCGGTGATGAGTTTTTGGTGATCATGCCGGAGACCGATCTGGTGCAGGCAGGAGTGGCGATTGAGCGTCTCAATCAATTGGTGGAGAGGTGGAACGGTAAACAACAACGCGATTACACTTTGAGTCTTAGCTGCGGTGTCTCCAGCTACACCGGCCAATTGACCATGGAAGAACTCCTCACCTCGGCGGACGCCGATCTGTACGTCCAAAAAGCCAACCGCGAGGGCGGCGCCAGCACGCCCAAAACTGGGCAGCTGCGTACACCCAGGCTATAA
- the ald gene encoding alanine dehydrogenase gives MIIGVPKERKDHESRVGIVPSGVKALVDAGHSVLVETAAGELSSMSDADYKQAGAQIAASADQVWKQADMVVKVKEPIASEFKYLRKDLVLFTYLHLAPLPELTEELLKNTVTGIAYETIRDGHGTLPLLTPMSEVAGRMSVQVGASYLEKERGGRGVLLGGVPGVPPAQVCVIGGGIVGTNAAKIALGMGAIVTLIDINLNRLRELDDIFNGRLYTLASNYYAIAKATKHADLVIGAVLIPGAAAPKLVRKEMVTNMKPGAVIVDVAIDQGGCIETAHPTTHSDPSYVVDGVVHYCVTNMPAAVPHTSTLALTNATFPYVMKLAQMGVSKAVKADKAICEGVNTFRGHVTYAAVAQSQGRPAKNVAELI, from the coding sequence ATGATTATCGGCGTCCCTAAAGAGCGTAAGGACCACGAGTCGCGGGTCGGCATAGTGCCATCTGGCGTTAAGGCCCTGGTGGACGCTGGTCACAGTGTGCTGGTCGAAACTGCCGCCGGTGAGCTCTCGTCCATGTCCGACGCCGACTATAAACAAGCCGGCGCCCAGATCGCCGCTTCTGCTGACCAGGTTTGGAAGCAGGCGGACATGGTGGTCAAGGTAAAGGAACCCATTGCCAGCGAGTTCAAGTACCTGCGCAAAGACCTTGTCCTCTTCACCTATCTTCACCTGGCGCCGCTTCCCGAGCTTACAGAAGAGTTGCTGAAGAACACCGTCACCGGCATAGCTTATGAAACCATTCGCGACGGTCACGGCACGTTGCCGTTGCTCACTCCCATGTCGGAAGTCGCTGGGCGTATGTCAGTGCAGGTGGGCGCATCGTACCTTGAAAAGGAACGCGGCGGACGCGGCGTTCTGCTGGGCGGCGTACCTGGGGTCCCTCCCGCCCAGGTATGTGTCATCGGTGGCGGAATTGTCGGTACCAACGCCGCAAAAATTGCGCTCGGCATGGGAGCGATTGTGACCCTGATTGATATCAATCTCAACCGCCTGCGCGAACTGGATGACATTTTCAACGGCCGTCTCTACACCCTGGCTTCCAACTACTACGCCATTGCTAAAGCCACCAAGCACGCTGACCTGGTGATCGGGGCGGTGCTGATCCCGGGTGCCGCTGCACCCAAGCTGGTGAGGAAAGAAATGGTGACTAACATGAAACCGGGAGCGGTGATCGTTGACGTTGCCATTGACCAGGGAGGGTGCATCGAGACCGCGCACCCCACCACGCACAGTGATCCTTCCTACGTAGTTGACGGCGTCGTGCATTATTGCGTGACTAATATGCCAGCGGCTGTTCCCCATACCTCAACTCTGGCGCTCACCAATGCGACCTTTCCATACGTGATGAAGCTGGCACAGATGGGGGTCAGCAAGGCAGTCAAGGCCGACAAAGCCATTTGTGAGGGCGTCAATACCTTCCGCGGCCATGTGACCTACGCCGCAGTGGCCCAATCGCAGGGGCGCCCCGCCAAGAACGTCGCGGAGCTGATCTAA
- a CDS encoding aldehyde dehydrogenase family protein — protein MATETIGGAIGMGVTASSRVYRNFIDGEWVESRTGELFEDRNPADTRDVVAIFQKSGKEDVDAAIDAANRAFKKWRLVPAPRRAEIIYRASEILMERKEECARDMTREMGKILKETRGDVQEAIDTGYYMAGEGRRMFGPTTPSELPNKFAMAVRQPLGVCAMITPWNFPMAIPSWKLFPALVAGNTCVIKPAQDTPLSTFNLVRALSDAGVPRGVVNVITGFGSKIGAPMLEHPDVRAVSLTGSTEVGRIVGETAAKTFKRCSLELGGKNPMIVLDDANLDLAIEGGLWGAFGTTGQRCTATSRIILQKGIYGEFTNRLVERARKLKIGNGLDETTDMGPAINEGQLKTDLKYVEIGKNEGARLLCGGNRLTSGEYQHGWFMEPTVFGDVDPKMRIAQEEIFGPVVSLIPCDGMEDAIEIANSVQYGLSSSIYTRDVNKAFVSVRDLEAGITYVNAPTIGAEVHLPFGGVKATGNGHREGGIGAIDFYSEWKSVYVDYSDKLQRAQIDRPE, from the coding sequence ATGGCCACGGAGACCATTGGCGGCGCGATCGGCATGGGGGTGACGGCAAGCTCCCGCGTTTACAGGAACTTCATTGATGGGGAGTGGGTGGAATCGCGCACCGGCGAACTCTTCGAGGACCGCAACCCCGCCGACACCCGCGATGTAGTCGCAATCTTCCAAAAGTCGGGAAAGGAAGACGTAGATGCAGCCATAGATGCCGCTAATCGCGCCTTCAAGAAGTGGCGGCTGGTGCCCGCGCCTCGGCGAGCCGAAATCATCTATCGCGCCTCCGAAATCCTCATGGAGCGCAAAGAAGAATGCGCTCGCGACATGACCCGCGAGATGGGGAAAATCCTGAAAGAAACACGCGGTGACGTTCAGGAAGCGATTGACACCGGTTACTACATGGCGGGTGAAGGACGGCGAATGTTTGGTCCCACCACTCCTTCGGAACTTCCCAATAAGTTCGCTATGGCAGTGCGCCAACCCTTGGGAGTTTGTGCCATGATCACGCCCTGGAACTTCCCCATGGCAATCCCCTCATGGAAGCTTTTTCCCGCCCTGGTCGCAGGTAACACTTGCGTGATTAAGCCGGCGCAGGATACCCCACTCTCCACCTTCAATCTGGTGCGAGCCCTTAGCGACGCTGGAGTGCCCCGGGGGGTAGTGAATGTCATCACCGGATTCGGATCGAAGATCGGCGCTCCTATGCTCGAGCATCCTGATGTGCGTGCCGTTTCGCTCACCGGCTCTACCGAGGTCGGCCGTATTGTCGGCGAAACTGCAGCCAAAACTTTTAAGCGTTGCTCATTAGAGCTCGGCGGCAAAAATCCGATGATCGTGCTCGACGATGCCAATCTGGATCTGGCGATCGAGGGTGGCCTGTGGGGTGCATTCGGCACCACCGGACAACGTTGCACTGCCACCAGTCGCATCATCCTGCAGAAGGGAATCTACGGAGAATTCACGAATCGCCTGGTAGAGCGCGCGCGCAAGCTGAAAATCGGCAATGGCCTGGATGAAACCACCGACATGGGTCCGGCGATCAACGAGGGCCAGCTCAAGACCGATTTGAAATACGTGGAAATTGGAAAGAATGAAGGGGCGCGGCTGCTCTGTGGCGGTAACCGCCTTACTTCCGGAGAATATCAGCACGGTTGGTTTATGGAACCCACCGTTTTTGGCGATGTTGATCCTAAAATGCGCATCGCCCAGGAAGAGATCTTCGGCCCGGTCGTGAGCTTGATTCCGTGTGACGGGATGGAGGACGCCATCGAAATTGCCAACAGCGTGCAGTACGGCCTCTCCTCCTCCATCTACACTCGCGACGTGAACAAGGCATTCGTATCGGTGCGCGATCTTGAAGCCGGCATCACTTACGTGAATGCCCCGACCATCGGCGCCGAGGTCCATTTGCCTTTTGGTGGAGTCAAGGCCACAGGTAATGGACATCGTGAGGGTGGAATTGGCGCCATCGATTTCTATAGCGAGTGGAAATCAGTTTACGTTGATTACTCTGACAAGCTGCAGCGAGCGCAGATTGATCGTCCCGAATAA
- a CDS encoding rod shape-determining protein produces MSANGFSKNGTSTHAHSLRSLFSMFSSDLAIDLGTANTLVYARGKGIVVNEPSIVAINKNSGEVEAVGKEAKEMLGRTPGNIVAIKPMKDGVIADFKVTEKMLNYFIQKAHNRKMLVHPRIVIGVPSEITQVEKRAVMDSAYRAKASEVHLVEQAMVAAIGAGLPITEPSGNMIVDIGGGTTDIAVISLSGIVYSRSVRMAGNQMDEAIMNYLKRKYNLLIGERTAEQIKIEIGSAYPLDKPLTMEIKGRNLIEGVPKTITVDDSEVREALSECISTIMNAIRVALERTPPELSADISDRGIVLTGGGALLKNLDKRIREETGLPVSIADDPLCSVVLGTGKMLSDFKLLRKISIE; encoded by the coding sequence ATGTCAGCTAACGGATTTTCTAAGAACGGAACATCGACACACGCTCACAGCTTGCGGTCTTTATTCAGCATGTTCTCCAGTGATCTTGCTATAGATTTGGGGACCGCCAACACTCTGGTGTACGCGCGTGGTAAAGGGATCGTGGTGAATGAGCCATCCATCGTCGCCATCAACAAAAACAGCGGTGAAGTGGAAGCGGTCGGCAAAGAAGCCAAAGAAATGTTGGGCCGCACTCCGGGAAACATCGTCGCCATTAAGCCGATGAAAGATGGCGTGATCGCTGACTTCAAAGTCACCGAAAAAATGTTGAACTATTTCATCCAGAAGGCACACAACCGCAAAATGCTGGTGCATCCGCGGATCGTCATCGGGGTGCCTTCGGAGATCACGCAAGTTGAGAAGCGCGCGGTGATGGACTCTGCCTATCGCGCCAAAGCCAGCGAGGTCCACCTGGTGGAGCAGGCCATGGTGGCGGCGATCGGTGCCGGTCTGCCAATTACCGAGCCCAGCGGCAACATGATTGTTGATATTGGCGGCGGGACTACTGACATCGCCGTCATTTCCTTGAGCGGCATCGTTTACTCACGATCGGTGCGTATGGCCGGCAACCAGATGGATGAGGCCATCATGAATTACTTGAAGCGCAAGTACAACCTGCTGATTGGCGAGCGCACCGCCGAGCAGATCAAGATTGAGATTGGCTCTGCGTATCCGCTGGACAAGCCGCTGACCATGGAGATCAAGGGCCGCAACCTGATTGAGGGAGTGCCCAAGACCATCACGGTGGATGATAGCGAAGTCCGCGAAGCGTTGAGCGAGTGCATCTCCACGATCATGAACGCGATTCGCGTGGCCTTGGAGCGTACACCGCCAGAGCTTTCCGCCGACATCAGCGATCGCGGCATTGTGCTCACCGGTGGCGGCGCCTTGCTAAAGAACCTGGATAAACGCATTCGGGAGGAAACCGGTCTGCCGGTTTCCATCGCCGATGATCCTCTGTGCAGCGTGGTGCTGGGCACGGGAAAAATGCTCAGCGATTTCAAGCTGCTGCGGAAGATTTCGATCGAGTAG
- the mreC gene encoding rod shape-determining protein MreC: MENLLTRHRNVTILVVVLFAEVIGLAVQVKRTTDSDSTRLIRVWTVSVLTPFEKGFVEAHTGVRDLWRNYFYLRGVRNQNRELQEEIARLRLERVRLNEDAAQARRLQLLLGFKEQYISQTMAAQVIGSSGSDVSRLVYIDKGSSQGIKQDMPVITAAGLVGRVLQVFPYSSQVLLINDASSGLGAILEKSRSQGVLKGSAAGETILEKVTGDEQVEAGETVLTSGGDRIFPKGLRIGTVSKVSPGQDFFLNIRVKPAADLSSLEEVLVITRVEEKAPVSEPGRPVRASDILSARLPSVPPKATTASPKTSKVAPSLPVGAPKVRKAALPADAVSGVPALVNNLPKEPVGLVPPRVTIPKDATADRTYIAPDTTVVLGREKQPAHTAKTLPDSGASPVSSSPVKPASKNKPTADTTKPKSPLTQPPDQDKPQ; this comes from the coding sequence GTGGAAAACCTCCTCACTCGCCACCGAAACGTCACCATACTGGTAGTCGTGCTGTTCGCCGAAGTCATCGGCCTGGCAGTCCAGGTAAAGCGCACCACAGATAGCGACTCTACCCGCCTAATTCGGGTGTGGACCGTCAGCGTTCTGACTCCGTTTGAGAAAGGCTTCGTTGAGGCGCATACCGGAGTGCGTGATTTATGGCGCAACTATTTCTATTTGCGTGGCGTTCGCAACCAGAATCGGGAGCTCCAGGAGGAGATTGCCCGCCTGCGGCTGGAACGAGTGCGCTTGAATGAGGACGCCGCCCAGGCCCGGCGCCTGCAACTTCTGCTGGGATTTAAGGAGCAGTACATCTCGCAGACCATGGCAGCACAGGTCATCGGTTCGAGTGGGAGTGACGTTTCCCGGCTGGTCTACATTGATAAAGGTTCGAGCCAGGGAATTAAACAGGACATGCCGGTGATCACGGCCGCCGGCCTGGTGGGCAGGGTGTTACAAGTCTTTCCATATTCTTCGCAGGTGCTCCTCATCAACGATGCCAGCAGCGGACTGGGAGCGATACTGGAGAAATCGCGCTCCCAGGGAGTACTCAAGGGATCTGCTGCAGGGGAAACCATCCTCGAAAAGGTCACCGGCGACGAGCAGGTAGAAGCCGGTGAAACTGTACTGACCAGCGGCGGCGATCGCATTTTTCCAAAAGGGCTGCGGATTGGAACGGTGAGCAAAGTTTCTCCTGGGCAGGATTTTTTTCTGAATATTCGGGTGAAGCCGGCAGCTGACCTCAGCAGTTTGGAAGAGGTGCTGGTAATCACGAGGGTGGAGGAAAAGGCGCCGGTGAGCGAGCCCGGACGACCGGTAAGAGCCAGCGACATTCTATCGGCGCGTCTGCCTTCCGTCCCACCGAAGGCGACAACTGCGTCGCCCAAAACTTCTAAAGTGGCGCCCTCATTGCCGGTGGGCGCACCGAAAGTACGCAAGGCAGCACTACCCGCGGACGCCGTTTCGGGAGTCCCCGCGCTGGTAAATAATTTACCTAAAGAGCCAGTGGGCTTGGTTCCACCGCGGGTGACGATTCCAAAGGATGCAACTGCCGATCGCACTTATATAGCCCCGGACACCACCGTCGTACTGGGCCGAGAAAAGCAGCCGGCCCATACTGCGAAAACGCTGCCAGACAGTGGCGCTTCGCCGGTTTCCTCATCGCCTGTAAAACCGGCGTCGAAGAACAAGCCGACTGCGGACACAACAAAGCCAAAATCGCCTTTAACCCAACCACCAGATCAGGACAAACCACAATAG
- the mreD gene encoding rod shape-determining protein MreD: MAIAYTSREQIEVYRFGMPVAVVVPLLALFLQAFIPLRLHFFSIFDLPLLVTIFFAVARRSQVSGLLNGGVIGLLQDSLTHQPIGLFGIAKTVVGYGASSLGVKLDVENSGSRFLVTFGFYLVHQLVYFAVGRGMVGLTLNWRWGHMLAAAFANAVLAIPLFSLLDRFKQRS; this comes from the coding sequence GTGGCCATCGCATACACATCGCGCGAGCAGATCGAGGTCTACCGGTTCGGCATGCCGGTTGCGGTTGTGGTGCCGCTGCTGGCCCTGTTTCTGCAGGCATTTATTCCGTTGCGTCTTCATTTCTTTTCTATTTTTGATCTTCCGCTGCTGGTAACAATCTTTTTCGCCGTGGCACGCCGTAGCCAGGTAAGCGGGCTGCTCAATGGCGGAGTGATAGGGCTGTTGCAAGACAGCCTCACCCATCAACCCATCGGACTGTTTGGAATCGCCAAGACGGTCGTGGGGTATGGAGCGTCGTCGTTGGGAGTCAAACTGGATGTTGAGAACTCGGGCTCCCGCTTTCTAGTTACTTTTGGCTTTTATCTTGTGCATCAGCTCGTGTACTTCGCAGTGGGACGGGGTATGGTGGGCCTTACGCTGAATTGGCGATGGGGGCACATGCTGGCGGCAGCTTTCGCGAATGCCGTTCTGGCTATTCCTCTCTTCAGTTTGCTGGACCGCTTCAAGCAGCGTTCATGA